Genomic window (Candidatus Hydrogenedentota bacterium):
GCGGCAGCCAGATTCACCAGCCAATCGTGTACAAGGACCACCTTTACGTGAACAGCAACTCGAACGAGCGCCTGGACGGCATGAGCTGCTTCACGCTCGATGGCGCGCTGAAGTGGCGCTCGAAGGATGCCGAGAGCAATCCGCTGTTCGAGCGCGGGAACTTCATCATAGCGGACGATTTAATCATCGCACTCGATGGAAAGACGGGCATACTGTACCTCGTCGAGCCGTCGCCCGAGGGGTACAAGCAACTCGCGATGGCGCCGGTCGTCGAGGGCCGCGAACTGTGGGGCCCGCTCGCGATCTCCGATGGGAAACTCCTTGTCCGCAGTCAGGACATTCTCAAATGCCTCGACCTGAAGAACCCCAAGGTCGCGGCGCTCGAGTAGATCGAAAGGCGGGTCCGCCCGCTTACGCAATTCACACTGAGGCGTCTCCTCGTTCCCCCGCGATGCGGGGGAATGAGGAGTATGTGGCTGGACGTTGTTAGACGCATGCGGATTCTTTCGCTCACACCCGGGACCGGCGGGACCTTCTACTGCCAGAACTGCCTGCGCGACGGGCAAATGGTGCGCGGCCTGCGGCGGCGCGGCCATGACGTAATTGTCGTCCCGCTTTATCTGCCCATTCTCCTCGATTCCGAAGGACTCGACAACGGTACTGGCGTGTTCTTCGGCGGTGTAAACGTATTTCTCCAGCAAAACCTCGGCATTTTCCGCAACACGCCGCGCTGGCTGGACAAAATGCTCGATTCCTCGTGGATGTTGCGGCGCGCGGCGGCCCGTGAAGGTTCAACGCGCGCGCGCGATCTCGCGCCCATGACGTATTCCATGCTTCAGGGGCGTGACGGGCGCCAGCGAAAGGAACTGCACCGCTTCATCGAATGGTTGCAAGGCGAACCGAAACCCGATCTCGTCCACATCTCGAACGCGCTGCTGCTCGGACTCGCAGGCGAAATCCGCGAGAGACTCAAGGTGCCAATCGTCTGCAGTCTGCAGGACGAGGACACGTGGATCGACGCGATGGACCCGGTGTGGCGCGATCGCTGCTGGAATATCATCGCGGAGAAAGCGCGCGATGTAAACCTGTTCGTCGCAGTCAGCAAGTGGTACGCGTCGAAGATGGCCGAACGTGCGCGCATTCCGATGGACCGCATGCGTGTTGTGCCGCTCGGCACGGAGTGGGACCGCTGCGATCCGTCGCCGCTGGATGCCGACCCGCCGGTGCTGGGGTTTCTCTCGCGCATCCATCCCGCACTCGGATTCAGCGAATTGGTCGACGCGTTCATCGAGTTGAAGAAGGACCCGCGGCTCGCGCGTCTCAAGCTGCGCGCGACGGGCGGTGTGACGCACGGCGATCGGCACTTTGTCGATCACGTCTACGAAAAGCTGCGCGCGGCCGGTGTCGCGGACGACGTCGAGATCGTCGAGGATTTCACCAAGGCGGGCCGCCAGCAATTCCTGCGCACGCTCAGCGTACTTTCCGCACCCGCGCCGCAGGGCGAAGCGTTTGGATTCTTCGTCCTCGAAGCCGGCGCGTGCGGCGTGCCGGTGGTGCAGCCGGACGCGGGCGCGTTCCGCGAAGTGGTCGAGATGACCGGAGGCGGGATCGTCTATGATCCGCGCGATGAGACCGCGCTGGTCGAATCGCTCAAGAGCGTGTTGCTTGATCGCGAGCTCGCGCGCAGACTGGGCCGCGCCGGGCACGCGGCGGTCCACGAAAAATTTACCGCGGACGCGATGGCCGCGAACATCGCGGCGGTATTCCACGAGCTGGTTCCCGGGCACGAGTTCCCCGCCGAAATCGCGAAGGTCTGACCCACGATGTCACGCGTATTACTACTTTGCGCTCGTGCTCGAGTCTATATCTTCCCGTTACTCCTTGGTGTTTGCCTGTTGACAAGCTGCGGAAACGGCCAACAAACGCCATCAGCGCAATCTGCGCCCTCCGACACACCGCCGGTTGCGTCGGAACAAATCACGGCTAAGATCGAGTCTCCGCCAGCCCCACCGCCGCCCGATGTCGCATGGCCGACATATCACGGCGATACTTCGCTCGATGGCGTAGCGGACATCGCGTTTCCAAACGCGCTCGAACAGGCGTGGCAGTTCGATGCAGGCGCATCGATTCCGAATCCGCCCGTATCGGCGGATGGACGCATTTACTTCGCGAATTTGAAGGGTTCAGTCTTCGCCCTCGATACCAACGGCTCGAAGGCGTGGTCGAAATCGTTTACGGAACCAATGGGCGAAGGCAAGCCGCCCCGCACCGTTTATTTCGACGCGCCGTTGCTGCTCATCGATTCGACGCTCATCGCGGGTTCGTCGTCCGGCACAATCTATGCCCTCGATACCGAGTCGGGCGACGTGAAATGGAAATGCGAGACGAGCGTGCCGATTCTTGGTTCGCCAAATTTCGCCGACGTCGTCATTGACGGCAAAGCGCAGCGGCGTGTGTATGTCATCGACGAGGCCGAAGGCGCGTTGCAGTGCATCGATTTTGAATCCGGCACACTGCTGTGGAAAGGCCCCCCCGTTCAACGATGCGACGGATCGCCCGCCCTGAACGGCGCGATGGCGGTCTACGGAAGCTGTGCCGCGGCGATTCATGTGTTCTCCGCGATCGACGGAAAGCTGCTGCGCGAAACGCCGCTGGACGACGA
Coding sequences:
- a CDS encoding PQQ-binding-like beta-propeller repeat protein; this translates as MTSCGNGQQTPSAQSAPSDTPPVASEQITAKIESPPAPPPPDVAWPTYHGDTSLDGVADIAFPNALEQAWQFDAGASIPNPPVSADGRIYFANLKGSVFALDTNGSKAWSKSFTEPMGEGKPPRTVYFDAPLLLIDSTLIAGSSSGTIYALDTESGDVKWKCETSVPILGSPNFADVVIDGKAQRRVYVIDEAEGALQCIDFESGTLLWKGPPVQRCDGSPALNGAMAVYGSCAAAIHVFSAIDGKLLRETPLDDDSQVAGGVVLLGDSIYSGSRSGMFVHMNAQTGEMVWTNKDCQGESYSTPAIDATTIVYGANDGVLYALDRAAGALKWKQDLDDTPNSPIIARDKVVVTAGGELYLLRLEDGAKLWSFSVSDFVVSPSIAGELVLVGSDDGSLTAFAGKEAA
- a CDS encoding glycosyltransferase family 4 protein, which gives rise to MWLDVVRRMRILSLTPGTGGTFYCQNCLRDGQMVRGLRRRGHDVIVVPLYLPILLDSEGLDNGTGVFFGGVNVFLQQNLGIFRNTPRWLDKMLDSSWMLRRAAAREGSTRARDLAPMTYSMLQGRDGRQRKELHRFIEWLQGEPKPDLVHISNALLLGLAGEIRERLKVPIVCSLQDEDTWIDAMDPVWRDRCWNIIAEKARDVNLFVAVSKWYASKMAERARIPMDRMRVVPLGTEWDRCDPSPLDADPPVLGFLSRIHPALGFSELVDAFIELKKDPRLARLKLRATGGVTHGDRHFVDHVYEKLRAAGVADDVEIVEDFTKAGRQQFLRTLSVLSAPAPQGEAFGFFVLEAGACGVPVVQPDAGAFREVVEMTGGGIVYDPRDETALVESLKSVLLDRELARRLGRAGHAAVHEKFTADAMAANIAAVFHELVPGHEFPAEIAKV